From a region of the Rhodococcus sp. 4CII genome:
- a CDS encoding HAD family hydrolase, with the protein MTALIATDLDRTMIYSRGAMELAVAESDVAGRPGDEDLLCVEVYDGKPLSYVTSAAEAMLRELTAAAVVVPTTTRTVAQFQRIDLPGAPWRYAITTNGGNILVDGVPDKAWRSGVDIAMADGGASLVEVGAELSRRVDESWVRSSRVADDLFSYLVVDLDAMPAGFVEEWNDWCVDRGWGASRQGRKIYTMPDAVCKSRAVAEVRSRLVEDGVLEPEAAVLAAGDGALDANMLSAADAAIRPRHGELETLDWQHPTLSVTGSSGIAAGEEILRWFADRVARGAGTTAAGALL; encoded by the coding sequence ATGACCGCGTTGATCGCGACCGACCTCGACCGGACCATGATCTACTCGCGCGGGGCCATGGAACTCGCCGTCGCCGAGAGCGACGTGGCCGGGCGGCCCGGCGACGAGGACCTGCTGTGCGTCGAGGTGTACGACGGCAAACCGCTGTCCTACGTCACGTCGGCGGCGGAGGCCATGCTGCGGGAGCTCACCGCGGCGGCCGTCGTCGTGCCCACCACCACGCGCACCGTCGCGCAGTTCCAGCGCATCGACCTGCCGGGGGCGCCGTGGCGGTATGCGATCACCACCAACGGCGGGAACATCCTCGTCGACGGTGTACCCGACAAAGCGTGGCGGTCGGGCGTCGACATCGCGATGGCCGACGGCGGAGCGTCCCTGGTGGAGGTCGGCGCCGAGCTGAGTCGCCGCGTCGACGAGAGCTGGGTTCGCTCGTCCCGGGTGGCCGACGACCTGTTCTCCTACCTGGTCGTGGATCTCGACGCGATGCCGGCGGGCTTCGTCGAGGAGTGGAACGACTGGTGCGTCGACCGCGGATGGGGAGCGTCCCGGCAGGGACGCAAGATCTACACGATGCCCGACGCGGTGTGCAAGAGCCGAGCCGTCGCGGAGGTCCGTTCGCGGCTCGTCGAAGACGGCGTGCTCGAGCCGGAAGCGGCAGTGCTGGCGGCGGGGGACGGGGCCCTCGACGCCAACATGCTCAGTGCCGCCGACGCCGCCATCCGTCCCCGGCACGGCGAACTGGAAACGCTCGACTGGCAGCATCCGACGCTGTCGGTCACCGGAAGCAGCGGGATCGCCGCCGGTGAGGAGATCCTGCGCTGGTTCGCGGACCGCGTCGCGCGGGGTGCGGGGACGACGGCGGCCGGCGCTCTTTTGTAG
- a CDS encoding TerD family protein, translating to MSIPLAKGQNGPLSVDDVIVSLELTAAADLSALLVTDSGKVRSDADFVFFNQPTGPGVQLVPGATGQAASLKVSLGAVPADIAQVRAVITLDDAASNFGRFAPPTARVADGSGNFLYEYKIEGLNSESIVIALELYRRQGAWKVRAVGQGYAGGFAALVTDHGVSVDDAPAPAPAPTPAPAPVQQPPAPAPAYSPPAAPVPPTASPAPAAPAAPAEVSLTKSRPVSLTKGQKVTLRKDGGVALTYIQMGLGWDPIEKRGMFGNRSANVDLDASAVLFADDNMVDVAYYGQLTSKDGSIRHQGDNLTGEGAGDDEVILVDLTRIPPHVSTIVFIVTSYRGHTFEQVKNAFCRLVDTTSNAELARFTLQGGMPFTGMVMAKVYRVGGEWKLQAIGEGIQAKHAGEAAPQLGRFLGV from the coding sequence GTGTCCATTCCGCTAGCCAAGGGTCAGAACGGCCCGCTGAGCGTCGACGACGTCATCGTCTCCCTCGAACTGACGGCCGCCGCCGACCTGTCCGCGTTGCTCGTCACCGACTCGGGGAAGGTCCGCTCGGACGCCGACTTCGTCTTCTTCAACCAGCCGACCGGTCCCGGGGTGCAACTCGTCCCCGGAGCGACCGGCCAGGCGGCGTCGCTGAAGGTCTCGCTCGGCGCGGTGCCCGCCGACATCGCCCAGGTGCGCGCGGTCATCACCCTCGACGACGCCGCCAGCAACTTCGGCCGCTTCGCACCGCCCACGGCACGGGTCGCCGACGGATCCGGAAACTTCCTGTACGAGTACAAGATCGAGGGTCTGAACTCCGAGTCGATCGTCATCGCGCTCGAGCTGTACCGACGCCAGGGTGCGTGGAAGGTCCGGGCCGTCGGGCAGGGTTACGCCGGCGGATTCGCCGCGCTCGTCACCGATCACGGTGTGTCCGTCGACGACGCACCCGCACCCGCCCCCGCGCCCACCCCCGCCCCAGCCCCCGTCCAGCAGCCGCCCGCACCGGCACCGGCCTACTCGCCGCCGGCCGCACCGGTCCCGCCCACCGCGTCGCCCGCCCCCGCCGCTCCGGCTGCTCCGGCCGAGGTCAGTCTCACCAAGTCGCGCCCGGTCAGCCTCACCAAGGGCCAGAAGGTCACGCTCCGTAAGGACGGTGGCGTCGCGCTGACGTACATCCAGATGGGACTCGGCTGGGATCCGATCGAGAAGCGCGGCATGTTCGGAAACCGTTCCGCGAACGTCGACCTCGACGCGTCGGCGGTTCTGTTCGCGGACGACAACATGGTCGACGTCGCCTACTACGGGCAGCTGACGTCGAAGGACGGGTCGATCCGGCACCAGGGCGACAACCTCACCGGTGAGGGCGCGGGCGACGACGAGGTGATCCTCGTGGATCTCACGCGCATTCCGCCGCACGTGTCGACCATCGTGTTCATCGTGACGTCGTACCGCGGGCACACGTTCGAGCAGGTGAAAAACGCCTTCTGCCGCCTGGTGGACACCACGTCGAACGCGGAACTCGCCCGGTTCACCCTGCAGGGCGGGATGCCGTTCACGGGAATGGTGATGGCGAAGGTGTACCGGGTGGGCGGCGAATGGAAGCTGCAGGCCATCGGTGAGGGCATCCAGGCCAAGCACGCCGGTGAGGCCGCGCCTCAACTCGGCCGCTTCCTCGGCGTCTAG
- a CDS encoding TerD family protein — MTVHLVAGQNTPLPSRVLRFRAVDATPIDVSALIVDGDPRTLSSDHFVFYNQPRAAGVELDPDGTIGLRLDGVDPAAAAVLCVVSVDSASPGGPATLCRQGLSVTLTDENGYPLVVFDVPLVGSEAAAICLEIYRRGTEWKVRAVGQGYDGGLAELITRHGVEVDEPAPAGVEQIPAVPGPAGIPLDPAHSFERAWMILEDAARSAASFRSSREYAQARLDDELSASVADPSTRNSPAVVEAQAAAQERSDALVAEAQRKFDGETTQLADELRAIDPLLPRSLATFESAAWTNPVPSSAAADGLRLGELSAPDLGELRVPFCVHYPPGRPLWVVGDPAEAAPVVAALAVRTLVASPGMAPRLAVIDLSGSLRTLTEPLGAVLDSPVVTSASDVTARLTALSESVDLAEMAARSGIRDSIPEPRLVILGDFPHGYGAEDAARIVHLADHGPAVGTSLIIVGDSAGAASDPGVAVLERIAQQIPASGILTVSDPWTGNDWILTPDRLPDHPLHRASVLDSLTGQ; from the coding sequence GTGACGGTCCACCTCGTCGCGGGGCAGAACACCCCGCTGCCGTCGCGTGTACTGCGTTTCCGCGCGGTCGATGCGACGCCGATCGACGTCTCCGCACTGATCGTGGACGGCGATCCCCGCACGCTGTCGTCCGACCATTTCGTGTTCTACAACCAGCCGCGCGCCGCCGGGGTGGAACTCGACCCGGACGGCACGATCGGGCTGCGACTGGACGGAGTGGACCCCGCCGCGGCTGCCGTGCTGTGCGTGGTCAGCGTGGATTCGGCGTCCCCGGGTGGTCCGGCCACGCTTTGCCGGCAGGGCCTTTCCGTCACTCTCACCGATGAAAACGGCTATCCCCTGGTCGTTTTCGACGTTCCCCTGGTCGGTTCCGAGGCGGCCGCGATCTGCCTCGAGATCTACCGCCGCGGCACCGAATGGAAGGTGCGCGCCGTCGGGCAGGGATACGACGGCGGCCTCGCCGAACTGATCACCCGGCACGGCGTCGAGGTGGACGAGCCGGCACCCGCTGGGGTCGAGCAGATTCCGGCGGTGCCCGGGCCCGCAGGCATCCCGCTCGATCCGGCACACTCGTTCGAGCGAGCGTGGATGATCCTCGAGGACGCGGCCCGGTCTGCGGCGTCGTTCCGGTCCTCGCGCGAGTACGCGCAGGCGAGGCTCGACGACGAACTGTCCGCGTCGGTGGCCGACCCGTCCACACGCAACAGTCCGGCGGTCGTGGAGGCGCAGGCCGCCGCGCAGGAGCGCAGCGATGCCCTTGTCGCCGAGGCGCAGCGCAAATTCGACGGTGAGACCACACAACTGGCCGACGAACTGCGCGCCATCGACCCCCTGCTGCCGCGGTCGCTGGCCACCTTCGAATCCGCTGCCTGGACGAACCCGGTTCCGAGTAGTGCAGCGGCGGACGGACTGCGGCTCGGTGAGTTGTCCGCCCCCGATCTCGGTGAGCTGCGGGTGCCGTTCTGCGTCCACTACCCGCCCGGTCGTCCGCTGTGGGTCGTCGGCGACCCGGCGGAGGCCGCACCGGTGGTCGCGGCGCTGGCGGTACGCACGCTGGTGGCCTCGCCGGGAATGGCACCGCGGTTGGCCGTCATCGACCTCAGCGGCTCCCTGCGCACGCTCACCGAACCCCTCGGCGCCGTGCTGGATTCGCCCGTCGTGACGTCGGCCTCCGACGTCACCGCCCGACTCACCGCGCTGTCCGAGAGCGTCGACCTCGCAGAAATGGCGGCCCGCAGCGGAATCCGAGACAGCATTCCCGAGCCGCGGCTGGTGATTCTGGGCGACTTCCCCCACGGTTACGGCGCCGAAGACGCCGCACGCATCGTGCACCTCGCCGATCACGGTCCCGCGGTCGGAACGTCGCTGATCATCGTCGGCGACAGCGCCGGAGCCGCTTCGGATCCGGGAGTCGCGGTGCTCGAACGCATCGCCCAGCAGATTCCGGCATCGGGCATCCTCACCGTCTCCGACCCGTGGACGGGCAACGACTGGATCCTCACCCCCGACCGGCTACCCGACCACCCCCTGCACCGCGCCTCGGTGCTGGATTCTCTGACCGGGCAGTGA
- a CDS encoding AarF/ABC1/UbiB kinase family protein: MQEPTARPVGPYASGPPPAALTVHTASLDHFRAAELWRALVIGVVVVAYTLFALVTWPVRRRGRTLADAASEGLVNGFEVLGPTFVKVGQLMASSSGVFPAPLANACLRCLDDVPPVPARDARRVIEADLGHPVDTLFASFDDVPLAAASVAQVHGCVLPDGREAVIKVQRPDIFRRMVVDLRTAYWGARILEKLFEFFRIANATAIIRDLHAATMTELNSAVEADRQARFRTNIGAFGDNKGVTTPEVYWDYCGPHVICMERMYGLPLDRFPDLVHMDTRMLIRRGVKVWIESVILHGPFHGDVHAGNLWVLDDGRIAMLDFGIVGELPESWRQILRDMFYATLIDGDFSRMARGIRSLGYAQDNDATDDEIGLQVAAALAPILGRDLGELRLSELIMALIGIGKRWGVASPEELVLFGKQLGYFERYATELAPGWVIGHDLFLFRNVFPDAVATKARELGVELPDE; this comes from the coding sequence GTGCAAGAGCCAACGGCACGTCCGGTCGGCCCGTACGCTTCGGGGCCGCCACCTGCAGCCCTGACCGTGCATACCGCTTCCCTCGATCATTTCCGCGCCGCCGAACTGTGGCGGGCACTGGTCATCGGCGTGGTCGTCGTCGCCTACACACTGTTCGCGCTGGTCACCTGGCCGGTCCGACGTCGTGGCCGCACCCTTGCGGACGCGGCGTCGGAGGGCCTGGTCAACGGTTTCGAGGTGCTGGGCCCGACGTTCGTCAAGGTCGGGCAGCTGATGGCGTCGTCCTCCGGCGTGTTCCCCGCCCCGCTGGCCAACGCCTGCCTGCGATGTCTCGACGACGTTCCACCGGTGCCCGCACGCGACGCCCGCCGGGTGATCGAGGCTGATTTGGGGCATCCCGTCGACACGCTGTTCGCGTCGTTCGACGACGTCCCCCTCGCCGCCGCATCCGTCGCGCAGGTGCACGGATGCGTACTCCCCGACGGCAGGGAAGCCGTCATCAAGGTTCAACGCCCCGACATCTTCCGTCGCATGGTGGTGGACCTGCGCACCGCGTATTGGGGTGCGCGCATCCTCGAGAAACTGTTCGAGTTCTTCCGTATCGCCAACGCGACCGCCATCATCCGCGACCTCCACGCGGCCACGATGACCGAACTCAACAGCGCGGTGGAGGCCGACCGGCAGGCCCGGTTCAGGACGAACATCGGGGCGTTCGGCGACAACAAGGGCGTCACCACACCCGAGGTGTACTGGGACTACTGCGGTCCGCACGTCATCTGCATGGAACGCATGTACGGCCTGCCCCTCGACCGGTTCCCCGATCTCGTCCACATGGACACCCGCATGCTGATCCGGCGCGGCGTCAAGGTGTGGATCGAGTCCGTCATCCTCCACGGCCCGTTCCACGGCGACGTGCACGCCGGCAACCTGTGGGTCCTCGACGACGGCCGCATCGCGATGCTCGATTTCGGCATCGTCGGTGAGCTGCCCGAGTCGTGGCGGCAGATCCTGCGCGACATGTTCTACGCGACCCTCATCGACGGTGACTTCTCCCGCATGGCCCGCGGCATCCGCAGCCTCGGCTACGCGCAGGACAACGACGCCACCGACGACGAGATCGGACTCCAGGTGGCGGCAGCGCTCGCGCCCATCCTGGGCCGGGACCTCGGCGAACTGCGGCTCAGCGAACTCATCATGGCGCTGATCGGCATCGGCAAGAGGTGGGGCGTCGCCAGCCCCGAGGAGCTCGTCCTGTTCGGCAAGCAACTCGGCTACTTCGAGCGGTACGCCACCGAACTCGCACCCGGCTGGGTGATCGGGCACGACCTGTTCCTGTTCCGCAACGTCTTCCCCGACGCCGTCGCCACGAAGGCCCGCGAACTGGGCGTCGAACTGCCCGACGAGTGA
- a CDS encoding LLM class F420-dependent oxidoreductase, with protein sequence MTETKKETPQLGRFGVWRHAGGLAPEVGAAIESAGYGAIWIGGSPPADLEVAERLLDATSTITVATGIVNIWTAPAEEIATSFHRLEDRHPGRFLLGIGVGHPEQPGLNYSKPYAALVEYLDVLDAAGVPAGRRVLAALGPKVLELSAARAAGAHPYLTTPQHTKEARELLGQGPVLAPEQKVVLDTDAERARPIGRAAVENPYLHLRNYVNNLKRLGYTDEQIENGGSDELIDALAAHGDAQYVAGRLREHLDAGADHVAIQVLPAGDDPVPALRELAGALGL encoded by the coding sequence ATGACGGAGACCAAGAAAGAAACCCCGCAGCTCGGACGTTTCGGCGTCTGGCGTCACGCCGGCGGATTGGCACCCGAAGTGGGTGCGGCGATCGAATCGGCAGGTTACGGCGCGATCTGGATCGGCGGCTCCCCGCCGGCCGACCTCGAGGTCGCCGAACGGCTGCTCGACGCGACATCGACGATCACCGTCGCGACCGGCATCGTCAACATCTGGACCGCACCCGCCGAGGAGATCGCGACATCGTTCCACCGGCTCGAGGACCGCCATCCGGGGCGCTTCCTCCTCGGCATCGGCGTCGGCCATCCCGAGCAGCCCGGACTGAACTACAGCAAGCCGTACGCCGCGCTCGTCGAGTACCTCGACGTCCTCGACGCTGCCGGCGTCCCGGCCGGCCGACGGGTTCTCGCGGCGCTCGGACCGAAGGTTCTCGAACTCTCCGCGGCCCGTGCCGCCGGCGCCCACCCGTACCTGACCACTCCGCAGCACACGAAGGAAGCCCGTGAGCTCCTCGGGCAGGGGCCGGTGCTCGCACCGGAACAGAAGGTCGTGCTGGACACCGACGCGGAGCGGGCACGCCCGATCGGACGTGCGGCTGTCGAGAATCCGTACCTGCATCTCCGCAATTACGTCAACAACCTGAAGCGGCTCGGGTACACCGACGAGCAGATCGAGAACGGCGGCAGCGACGAACTGATCGACGCGCTCGCGGCCCACGGCGACGCGCAGTACGTCGCAGGGCGCCTCCGGGAACATCTGGACGCGGGCGCCGATCACGTCGCCATCCAGGTGCTCCCCGCCGGCGACGATCCGGTGCCGGCCCTGCGGGAACTCGCAGGCGCGCTGGGACTCTGA
- a CDS encoding GYD domain-containing protein, translating to MPRYLWQVTYSPDGAKGLLAEGGTARRDAITQMVESVGGTVESCYFALGGRDLFVIGDVPDDVAAAALGIRTSASGAARSESVALLTPEQVDDAVRRDAEYRAPGS from the coding sequence ATGCCGAGATACCTCTGGCAGGTCACGTACTCACCCGACGGCGCGAAAGGGCTGCTCGCAGAAGGTGGCACCGCACGACGCGACGCGATCACACAGATGGTCGAAAGTGTCGGTGGCACAGTCGAATCCTGCTACTTCGCACTGGGTGGCCGGGATCTGTTCGTGATCGGCGACGTGCCCGACGACGTCGCGGCCGCCGCACTCGGCATCCGCACCTCGGCCTCCGGCGCGGCGAGGTCCGAATCGGTGGCGCTGCTGACCCCGGAGCAGGTCGACGACGCAGTCCGCCGGGACGCCGAGTACCGGGCGCCCGGCAGCTGA
- a CDS encoding DUF72 domain-containing protein → MGQARVGISGWTYPGWRGDFYPDGLAHRKELAYAAGRLTSIEINGSFYSLQRPTSYAKWRDETPENFVFAVKGGRYITHMKRLVGAETALANFFASGVLALGPKLGPLLWQLPPTLAFDSTSLATFFDQLPRTTTEAAALASRHDDKLSDDRAWTDTDADRPVRHALEVRHPSFDTDEARELLRAHDVAFVLADTAGRYPYVDAATSDFVYLRLHGDKELYASGYTDEALDEWARTIERRLGQGLDCFAFFDNDMKGYAPFDALRLIERLG, encoded by the coding sequence ATGGGGCAGGCCCGAGTCGGCATCTCCGGCTGGACGTATCCGGGGTGGCGGGGTGACTTCTACCCGGACGGTCTGGCGCATCGCAAGGAGTTGGCCTACGCCGCGGGACGATTGACGTCGATCGAGATCAACGGTTCGTTCTACTCGTTGCAACGCCCCACGAGCTACGCGAAGTGGCGTGACGAGACCCCGGAGAATTTCGTGTTCGCCGTCAAGGGCGGGCGCTACATCACCCACATGAAGAGGCTGGTCGGCGCGGAGACGGCACTCGCCAATTTCTTCGCGTCCGGGGTGCTCGCGCTGGGTCCCAAACTCGGACCGCTGCTGTGGCAACTGCCCCCGACGCTCGCGTTCGATTCGACGAGTCTCGCAACATTCTTCGACCAGTTGCCGCGCACCACCACCGAGGCCGCGGCGCTCGCGTCGCGGCACGATGACAAACTCAGCGACGACAGGGCATGGACCGACACGGACGCCGATCGGCCGGTGCGTCATGCGCTCGAGGTTCGTCACCCCAGCTTCGACACGGACGAGGCGAGGGAATTGCTCCGCGCGCACGACGTGGCGTTCGTCCTCGCGGACACCGCAGGCCGGTACCCGTACGTGGACGCGGCGACGAGCGATTTCGTTTATCTGCGACTGCACGGCGACAAGGAGTTGTATGCCAGCGGTTACACCGACGAGGCCCTCGACGAGTGGGCGCGCACGATCGAACGTCGGCTCGGGCAGGGGCTCGACTGCTTCGCCTTCTTCGACAACGACATGAAGGGGTACGCCCCGTTCGACGCGCTGCGGTTGATCGAGCGGCTGGGCTGA
- a CDS encoding helix-turn-helix transcriptional regulator yields MSELPDATDLALVFKALSNPTRVRILQWLKDPDSFPPQLEPAEEVGVCLKHIQARAEVSQSTASQYMAALQGAGLVTSRRIGQWTHYRRDEEQIARLAEHIRTEL; encoded by the coding sequence GTGAGTGAACTTCCGGACGCGACCGACCTGGCCCTGGTCTTCAAAGCGCTGTCGAATCCGACCCGCGTGCGGATCCTGCAGTGGCTGAAGGACCCGGACAGCTTTCCCCCGCAACTCGAACCCGCCGAAGAGGTGGGTGTGTGCCTGAAGCACATTCAGGCGAGAGCCGAGGTGTCGCAGTCGACGGCCTCGCAGTACATGGCCGCCCTACAGGGCGCCGGCCTGGTCACGAGTCGTCGGATCGGACAGTGGACCCACTATCGCCGCGACGAGGAGCAGATCGCCCGGCTGGCCGAGCACATCCGCACGGAACTCTGA
- a CDS encoding SDR family oxidoreductase has translation MAKRRVAVVVGARGVIGGNLIDHLESTGEWDIIGLSRRGGPDTDQVRHIAVDLLDERDAAGKLGELRDVTHVFYAAYQDRPSWAELVAPNVAMLVNTVNALEPVAAGLEHISLMQGYKVYGAHLGPFKTPARESDPPHMPPEFNVDQQQFLEDRQRGKRWTWSAIRPSVVCGFSLGNPMNLALVIAVYATMSKELGVPLRFPGTPGAYTSLIEMTDAGLLAEATVWAATTPECANQAFNINNGDLFRWNEMLPKIADFFELDVAPPLPMSMDVVMADKEPVWKGLVAKYGLEPTPYADVSSWAFGDFVFGWDYDVIADGSKARRLGFHRFVETEQMFLDIFRDLRARKIIP, from the coding sequence ATGGCGAAGCGGAGAGTGGCAGTGGTCGTCGGTGCGCGCGGGGTGATCGGCGGCAATCTGATCGACCACCTCGAGTCAACCGGGGAGTGGGACATCATCGGGTTGTCCCGCAGGGGAGGGCCCGACACCGATCAGGTGCGGCACATCGCGGTCGACCTGCTCGACGAGCGCGACGCCGCCGGGAAGCTGGGTGAATTGCGCGACGTGACCCACGTCTTCTATGCCGCCTACCAGGACCGTCCGTCGTGGGCAGAGCTCGTCGCGCCCAACGTCGCGATGCTCGTCAACACGGTGAACGCGCTCGAACCGGTCGCTGCCGGGCTCGAGCACATCAGCCTGATGCAGGGATACAAGGTCTACGGCGCTCACCTCGGACCGTTCAAGACGCCGGCGCGCGAGAGCGACCCGCCGCACATGCCGCCCGAGTTCAACGTGGATCAGCAGCAGTTCCTCGAAGACCGACAGCGCGGCAAGCGCTGGACGTGGTCCGCGATCCGCCCGTCGGTCGTGTGTGGATTCTCGCTCGGTAATCCGATGAATCTCGCACTGGTGATCGCCGTCTACGCCACGATGTCGAAGGAACTCGGAGTGCCACTGCGGTTTCCGGGGACGCCCGGCGCGTACACGAGTCTGATCGAGATGACCGACGCCGGCCTGCTGGCGGAAGCGACCGTCTGGGCCGCGACCACCCCCGAATGCGCCAACCAGGCGTTCAACATCAATAACGGCGACTTGTTCCGCTGGAACGAGATGCTGCCGAAGATCGCGGACTTCTTCGAGTTGGACGTGGCACCGCCGCTACCGATGTCGATGGACGTCGTCATGGCCGACAAGGAGCCGGTGTGGAAGGGTCTCGTCGCGAAGTACGGGTTGGAACCCACGCCGTACGCGGATGTCTCGTCGTGGGCGTTCGGCGATTTCGTCTTCGGCTGGGACTACGACGTCATCGCCGACGGATCCAAGGCGCGCCGGCTGGGTTTCCACCGCTTCGTCGAGACCGAGCAGATGTTTCTCGACATCTTCCGCGACCTCCGGGCCCGGAAGATCATTCCCTGA
- a CDS encoding MarR family winged helix-turn-helix transcriptional regulator, whose product MVFMSTAPRPDEDFTDRVRREWAETHPDVDTTPIEVMGRITRIGSQALQQLDRALDASGVSRAEFDVLCVLARSARPLRASEVTAVTMLSGASTTKHVDRLTRLGLMERLPFERDGRVVLLHLTEAGRELVDTEFPQRVERDRQFLAGLDEDECAVLAGLLRRIAANVESGIRG is encoded by the coding sequence ATGGTTTTCATGAGTACTGCCCCACGTCCGGATGAGGACTTCACCGATCGCGTTCGCCGCGAATGGGCCGAGACCCATCCCGACGTGGACACGACACCGATCGAAGTGATGGGCCGCATCACCCGGATCGGATCTCAGGCCTTGCAGCAACTCGACCGGGCCCTGGATGCGAGCGGCGTCTCCCGCGCCGAGTTCGACGTCCTCTGCGTACTCGCCCGGAGCGCCCGGCCACTGCGCGCCAGCGAGGTCACTGCGGTGACGATGCTCAGCGGCGCGTCCACCACCAAGCACGTCGACCGCCTGACCCGGCTGGGACTCATGGAGCGACTGCCGTTCGAACGCGACGGGCGTGTGGTGTTGCTCCACCTGACCGAGGCCGGGCGCGAACTCGTCGACACCGAGTTCCCGCAGCGCGTCGAACGCGATCGGCAGTTCCTCGCCGGATTGGACGAGGACGAATGCGCAGTGCTGGCCGGGCTGCTCCGGCGGATCGCCGCCAACGTCGAATCAGGGATCCGCGGATAA
- a CDS encoding FUSC family protein codes for MQASPRYAPDLSRLHRSREALAHSVARSTWRRAFEVRNADATIAPALRVGAATALVLVIGGLLGHGNLAGFAALGALTAAFGRYEPYPRLARKTGLVGLALIVFVAGGALLGAAGLSLWVEIAVMSVASGVAAWLLAAFRIAGPGPVILIFAATAAVGSATTLADLVPAVVAVAVGVVVGWIAAMTPGLFVPLGPARLAVARALAAVAELERAHDDAAIAAARKAIDNARDVIAHSGRGRDGHSHQLFALLAEADAVVDRWAHERDHDTLRALVDHESELRKVKRRSDLSAFGAEIAALPKPAGFLAGGLRGLRSREGIVNATRIAAAAALAGWICVAMGLEHPLWASMGAMAAMQGFNFSQTVQRGIQRLVGNVAGAVLAAGLIAAAMGYWQTVVVIVVLQTLTELVVIKNYAFASVAITPMALLLTGLGSAVAPDIAVSRIVDTLVGVVVGVIVSAVAISRTDRHHVV; via the coding sequence ATGCAGGCTTCCCCTCGATACGCACCCGACCTCAGCCGGCTCCATCGCTCCCGTGAGGCGCTGGCCCATTCCGTGGCGCGGTCGACGTGGCGGCGTGCGTTCGAGGTCCGCAACGCGGACGCCACCATCGCTCCCGCCCTGCGGGTGGGTGCGGCGACGGCGCTGGTGCTGGTGATCGGCGGTCTGCTCGGGCACGGCAACCTCGCCGGCTTCGCAGCCCTCGGCGCGCTGACCGCCGCGTTCGGGCGATACGAGCCGTACCCCCGTCTCGCCCGCAAGACGGGCCTCGTCGGTTTGGCACTCATCGTCTTCGTCGCCGGCGGAGCGTTGCTCGGTGCCGCGGGACTGTCGCTCTGGGTGGAGATCGCGGTCATGTCCGTCGCGTCGGGGGTCGCCGCGTGGCTGCTCGCGGCGTTCCGCATCGCCGGCCCCGGGCCCGTCATCCTGATCTTCGCGGCCACCGCCGCAGTGGGGTCCGCGACCACGCTCGCGGACCTCGTCCCGGCCGTGGTGGCTGTGGCCGTCGGCGTCGTCGTGGGCTGGATCGCCGCCATGACGCCCGGCCTGTTCGTGCCCCTCGGCCCCGCCCGGCTGGCGGTGGCGCGGGCACTCGCCGCCGTCGCGGAACTGGAACGTGCACACGACGACGCCGCGATCGCGGCCGCACGCAAGGCGATCGACAACGCGCGGGACGTGATCGCACACAGCGGCCGGGGCCGGGACGGGCACTCCCACCAGCTGTTCGCACTGCTCGCCGAGGCAGACGCGGTGGTCGATCGGTGGGCGCACGAACGAGACCACGACACGCTGCGTGCCCTTGTCGATCACGAGTCCGAACTCCGTAAGGTGAAACGCCGCAGTGATCTCTCGGCGTTCGGCGCGGAGATCGCCGCGCTGCCGAAGCCGGCAGGATTCCTCGCCGGGGGGCTTCGGGGACTGCGGTCACGAGAGGGGATCGTCAACGCGACCCGGATCGCCGCGGCCGCTGCGCTGGCCGGATGGATTTGTGTGGCAATGGGATTGGAACATCCACTGTGGGCGTCGATGGGCGCGATGGCAGCGATGCAGGGCTTCAACTTCAGTCAGACCGTGCAGCGGGGGATTCAACGCCTCGTCGGCAACGTGGCGGGCGCCGTTCTCGCCGCCGGGCTGATCGCCGCCGCGATGGGATACTGGCAGACCGTCGTGGTCATCGTGGTGCTGCAGACCCTGACCGAACTGGTCGTCATCAAGAACTACGCGTTCGCATCCGTCGCCATCACGCCCATGGCCCTGCTGCTCACCGGCCTCGGGTCGGCGGTCGCGCCGGACATTGCCGTGAGCCGCATCGTCGACACACTCGTCGGGGTGGTGGTCGGCGTGATCGTCTCGGCCGTCGCGATCAGCCGGACCGACCGCCATCACGTGGTCTGA